One window from the genome of Candidatus Eremiobacteraceae bacterium encodes:
- the purD gene encoding phosphoribosylamine--glycine ligase, which produces MKVLIVGAGGREHALAWKLSQSPSVDALFTAPGNAGTAVLGTNWPGAPVTAAPQIVAKSLAEGIGLAVIGPEAALAAGLADALRAAGIPTFGPNRNGARLESSKAFAKQFMARHGIPTARFRLVHDLKQAQRQLNEWAWGSVVVKADGLAAGKGVVVCETVAEARSLLEGWYGERKVPGGGSTVVLEEALRGREASVMWVTDGHRAYSLAPACDYKRAGDGDTGPNTGGMGAYSPAADVLDDAGSTRIGVEIMAPALEGLRHDGTDYRGCLYAGVMVTADGPMLLEFNARFGDPETEVVLPRLESDLAALLLGCANGEVAEKDQPRFTSRACVGVVLATEGYPLKSEPVKGLPHVDGATFWGSSAINGETVDAAGGRVLTVTALGDTIADARAAAYASCGAYGKRLAPGTKLVCRSDIAARVPAD; this is translated from the coding sequence ACACGCGCTGGCCTGGAAACTGTCGCAATCGCCGAGCGTCGACGCGCTGTTCACCGCACCCGGCAACGCCGGCACCGCCGTCCTCGGAACGAATTGGCCTGGCGCCCCAGTGACGGCGGCGCCGCAGATCGTGGCAAAGTCGTTGGCTGAGGGAATCGGACTGGCCGTCATCGGTCCGGAGGCTGCGCTAGCGGCCGGATTGGCCGACGCGTTGCGCGCTGCGGGGATACCGACGTTCGGCCCAAACCGGAACGGCGCGCGGCTTGAGTCGAGCAAGGCGTTCGCCAAGCAATTCATGGCCCGCCACGGCATTCCGACGGCGCGATTCCGTCTCGTCCACGACTTGAAGCAGGCGCAGCGGCAACTCAACGAGTGGGCCTGGGGCAGCGTCGTCGTCAAGGCCGATGGCCTGGCGGCCGGCAAGGGCGTCGTCGTCTGCGAGACCGTCGCCGAAGCGAGGTCGCTCCTCGAGGGCTGGTACGGCGAACGCAAGGTTCCCGGCGGCGGCTCAACAGTTGTCCTAGAGGAAGCGCTGCGCGGCCGGGAAGCGTCGGTCATGTGGGTCACCGACGGCCACCGGGCGTACTCGCTCGCTCCGGCATGCGACTATAAGCGCGCCGGCGACGGGGATACCGGCCCCAACACCGGCGGCATGGGCGCATATTCGCCGGCTGCAGACGTTCTAGACGACGCGGGATCGACACGGATCGGCGTCGAGATCATGGCGCCGGCGCTCGAGGGTCTCCGCCACGATGGCACCGACTATCGCGGCTGCTTGTACGCCGGGGTCATGGTGACTGCCGACGGGCCGATGTTGCTCGAATTCAACGCGCGATTCGGCGATCCCGAGACAGAAGTTGTGTTGCCGCGCCTTGAGTCCGATCTCGCTGCGCTGCTGCTCGGGTGCGCGAACGGCGAGGTGGCGGAGAAGGATCAGCCGCGATTCACGTCGCGCGCGTGCGTCGGCGTTGTGCTTGCCACGGAAGGCTACCCACTGAAATCCGAGCCCGTGAAAGGGCTACCCCACGTCGATGGCGCGACGTTTTGGGGCTCGTCGGCGATCAATGGCGAGACGGTGGATGCTGCCGGCGGCCGCGTATTGACTGTGACGGCGCTGGGCGACACGATTGCGGATGCCCGCGCTGCCGCCTATGCCTCCTGCGGCGCGTACGGAAAGCGACTGGCGCCGGGGACGAAGCTGGTGTGCCGCAGCGACATCGCGGCGAGAGTACCCGCTGACTAG
- the purF gene encoding amidophosphoribosyltransferase, with translation MDTPLPQSWNGYLPKPEGSEDAIHDACGVCGFFTPGQDVARATFFALYALQHRGQESAGMAVSDGAVLRCHKEMGLISQVFDEAHLGALSGHLSVGHTRYSTSGSSVVYNAQPLMMHCDLGWFAIAHNGNLVNTGALRDLLSDTTVPTSNSDTDIMARLIALEPDGDMEERIVRTMDRCIGAFSIVMCTETQLFGFRDPWGIRPLCLGKYNGGWMLASESCALSTVGAEFVREVEPGEIIIIDANGMRSRMVPTEFKRANCVFEYIYFSRPDTVYAGRELYLARYRMGRELAKEHAVEADVVMGVPDSATAAAIGYADESGLPYIEGLMKNRYIGRTFIQPDQQIRAQGVKLKFNPLLANLNGRRVVLVDDSIVRGTTTKQLVALLRRSGAKSVHVRITCPPMRHPCFLGVDTASYDQLIAANLTVPQIREEIGADSLGFLSLDGLIAATERDRRELCTGCFTGKYPQGIDEQLQGVVRPVEGVLADPAMSG, from the coding sequence ATGGATACGCCCCTGCCCCAGAGTTGGAACGGCTACCTTCCTAAGCCGGAGGGCAGCGAGGACGCCATACACGATGCCTGCGGTGTGTGCGGCTTTTTCACACCGGGCCAAGACGTGGCCCGCGCCACATTTTTCGCGCTCTATGCGTTACAGCATCGCGGTCAGGAAAGCGCCGGCATGGCCGTCTCCGATGGCGCCGTGTTGCGCTGTCACAAGGAGATGGGCCTCATCTCTCAGGTGTTCGACGAAGCGCATCTCGGCGCACTTTCGGGGCATCTATCGGTAGGCCACACGCGCTATTCGACGAGCGGATCGTCGGTTGTGTACAACGCGCAACCGCTCATGATGCATTGCGACCTCGGCTGGTTCGCCATCGCGCACAATGGAAACCTAGTGAACACCGGCGCTCTGCGCGATCTGCTTAGCGACACCACCGTTCCAACGAGCAACTCCGACACCGACATCATGGCGCGCTTGATCGCCTTGGAACCCGACGGCGACATGGAAGAGCGCATCGTGCGCACCATGGACCGCTGCATCGGGGCTTTTTCCATCGTCATGTGCACCGAAACCCAGCTGTTCGGTTTTCGCGATCCGTGGGGCATCCGTCCGCTCTGCCTGGGAAAATACAATGGCGGCTGGATGCTCGCTTCGGAGTCTTGCGCGTTGTCCACAGTGGGCGCAGAGTTCGTGCGCGAGGTGGAACCCGGAGAGATCATCATCATCGATGCCAACGGCATGCGCAGCCGCATGGTGCCCACCGAGTTCAAACGCGCGAATTGCGTGTTCGAGTACATCTATTTCTCGCGGCCGGATACCGTATACGCTGGGCGCGAATTGTATCTCGCGCGATACCGCATGGGCCGCGAACTGGCTAAAGAGCATGCTGTCGAAGCCGACGTCGTCATGGGCGTTCCGGACAGCGCGACCGCGGCGGCCATCGGCTACGCGGATGAATCGGGCCTGCCGTACATCGAAGGCTTGATGAAGAACCGTTACATCGGGCGGACATTCATCCAGCCCGATCAGCAGATCCGCGCGCAGGGCGTGAAGCTGAAGTTCAATCCGCTGCTCGCCAATCTGAACGGCCGCCGCGTCGTCCTCGTCGACGACTCCATCGTTCGTGGCACAACCACCAAGCAGTTGGTGGCGCTGCTGCGGCGTTCGGGCGCGAAGTCGGTGCACGTGCGCATCACGTGTCCGCCCATGCGGCATCCCTGTTTCTTAGGAGTGGACACAGCCTCGTACGATCAGTTGATCGCGGCCAATCTCACCGTGCCCCAGATACGCGAGGAGATCGGTGCGGATTCGTTGGGATTCCTCAGTCTGGATGGATTGATCGCCGCCACCGAGCGCGATCGCCGCGAGCTTTGCACCGGCTGCTTCACGGGCAAGTATCCGCAAGGCATCGACGAGCAGTTACAGGGAGTGGTGCGGCCGGTCGAAGGTGTGCTCGCCGATCCCGCGATGAGCGGCTAA